A stretch of Desulfurivibrio alkaliphilus AHT 2 DNA encodes these proteins:
- a CDS encoding cytochrome c3 family protein has translation MKKQIRINKQLWKPLLAAAVIVGSGYLLADQATAQVSGECVNCHTMHGSFEGESMAYDESEAVYPALTRGDCLGCHSSDGTPLNPDNYAPAIYHAGEPMGETAAGSFYWVTQDDRKGHNVVGVVDADQDISTAPGGMMMGQVTCATATGCHGDPQTLPDAGNFASISGQHHAERYDENNRVKTGESMRMLRGEVDGYRGMMWEAVPQVENRNVYYAVHRESAGDSTERTISNMCATCHGDFHSGDKITENGMSSPWLRHPTDLDMAQLGGEYENYEFTFEAPVGSSQMDSYAVAKDTSQSAVVTCLSCHRAHASEYDSMLRFDYSGIKAHEGAEATGCTHCHTSKS, from the coding sequence ATGAAAAAGCAAATCAGGATCAACAAACAACTGTGGAAACCGTTGCTGGCCGCGGCGGTGATCGTCGGCAGCGGTTACCTGCTGGCCGACCAGGCGACGGCCCAGGTCAGCGGTGAATGTGTCAACTGCCATACCATGCACGGCAGCTTTGAAGGCGAGTCAATGGCCTACGATGAGTCAGAGGCGGTTTATCCCGCCCTGACCCGGGGGGATTGTCTTGGTTGTCATAGCAGTGATGGCACGCCGCTGAATCCGGATAATTATGCGCCGGCTATATATCATGCCGGCGAACCAATGGGCGAAACCGCCGCCGGCAGTTTTTACTGGGTGACCCAGGATGACCGTAAGGGCCATAACGTGGTGGGGGTTGTCGATGCCGATCAAGACATTAGCACCGCCCCGGGCGGCATGATGATGGGGCAAGTCACCTGTGCCACCGCCACCGGTTGCCACGGAGATCCCCAAACTCTCCCAGATGCAGGCAACTTTGCCTCCATCAGCGGTCAGCACCATGCCGAGCGTTATGATGAAAACAACCGGGTGAAGACGGGAGAGAGCATGCGGATGCTGCGCGGCGAAGTTGACGGTTATCGAGGAATGATGTGGGAAGCAGTACCGCAGGTCGAGAACCGCAATGTTTACTATGCCGTGCATCGCGAAAGTGCAGGTGATTCTACCGAACGCACCATAAGCAATATGTGTGCCACCTGTCATGGCGATTTTCACAGCGGAGATAAGATTACCGAAAACGGGATGTCCTCTCCCTGGCTGCGCCATCCCACCGACCTGGACATGGCCCAACTGGGCGGTGAGTACGAGAATTATGAGTTCACCTTCGAGGCCCCGGTGGGTTCCTCGCAGATGGACAGCTACGCAGTTGCCAAAGACACCAGCCAGTCCGCCGTCGTCACCTGCCTTTCCTGTCACCGGGCCCACGCCTCGGAGTACGACAGTATGCTGCGCTTTGATTACAGCGGTATCAAGGCCCACGAGGGTGCTGAGGCGACCGGCTGTACTCACTGCCATACCTCGAAGAGTTGA